In the Hevea brasiliensis isolate MT/VB/25A 57/8 chromosome 8, ASM3005281v1, whole genome shotgun sequence genome, CttcactttgatgaagaaagtgaagaaatcaagtgcATGGCCTGTGAAAGACTAATTATTGCTATTGAACCGTCTCATGGTTGCCTTTCATGCAAATATTTCCTCCATGACCAATGCCTCAATCTAACACGCTGGCGTCGCCACACATCTCACAATTCTCACTCACTAACCCTCCTTCCTACCCCAACATATTCTTATGGGTCCTATTCATACGATGCATGTGGGGTTCCTAGAAGCTCCTTCAGCTTTAGCTGTGCTCAATGTGAGTTTGATTTGCATACCCATTGTGCCGATTTACCTAGCACAGTCATTATTGATGCACACCCTCATGAGCTTAAACTCACCTTTGATATTCCTTATGATGGGAATGGGAACATTTCCATTGTGCGTGATGAGTACGGTGGAGTGGACAAGAGTTTTTGGACCTACAAATGTGTTGATTGTGCGTTTGATTGGCATTTGAACTGTGTGAAGACTGATCAAGGGACAGGATTAAATCAAAACCAGCTAGAGACACAGGAAATGGTGGGTGGGCAACCAAAAGGAGCTAATGATGCATTGGATCCAATTAGGCAAGCAGCAAATCAGATGATGGAAGATCAGCTTGAGATGATGAGAttgcaaaatcagttgaacagaaccAGACTGATGGCATCCGCAAATCTAATGACGTGGGCATGGCGTTGGCTTGATTACGTCAACTAAATTTCAATATAGTCATCTTTGTTTGTCTTCGTTTAGTTTGCATGACTTCCAACAAATTAAACGTCAAACAAGGCTGTAAAAAGACATAAAAGGGGCAATAAGCTGCACTCAAAGTATTCCCTTAGCTATCAGAATTTTAGGCTCCAGTCTATAGGTAACCACAATATAACTGTACAATGTACACTATTTAATGATATGACAGTCTACTATGCTGGCTAACctgcaaaataataataataataaagacctAGCCCAACTGACTTAACTGACTTAAATAACTTTCAGTCTTAAATCACCTGATCCAAAATGGTTAATCAAGTTATTTAGTAGCTAGGACTAAGGATTATATTAACCCTTTATCTTCTTCTTGCTCCAGCGAatactaaataaaatttataagcaAAGTTATGTATGCAATTCCTAATGTATTAGCTCTGGCAATGCAGATTCTTCCTATCAAAGAAATGCTTTCTTGACAAGCAATCAATTGAACATCTATCTCACACTCTGATTGTAAATGATTTATCCCACATAATCCTTGGCTCTGCTGAAACCAGTCCGCATTCATTTTGCATCCTTGTAATTGCAGGACCTGCCACCCAAGAGAGTAAAAACTTGCAATTCAAACGAAAATTGTACCAAATCTCAATGCTGATATGAGCAAAACAAATGTTTTGAAAGTTTATAAAGATTTAACATTAGTCTCACTCTTTAACATTAGTCTCACCTTAGAAACATAGGTTTGCACACTTCCCTGTAAGCCAGAATTGAGGACAAGAAACATATCTTCCTATCATCCATTCCGTTTGGAGAGGAAAACGACATGTTCTTTGGCGATTATTAGCAAGTGAGAGTATTTATATCAAGAGAGAAATCATATCCACCGCCCAGCGCTTTAAAAGTAACCTGAGGTGGTTGTTCATCGCCATGTTTCAGTCTTTTAAGGGGaggctcctcctcctcctctagATGGATACAACACTTAACTATCCCATCGTAACTGCGTCGTCCTTTCATATCTTCAACAAAAAATTGGAAGACCATGCTATTCTGTATGAAATTAAGAGAAGAACGCCAAAAGGAGATGTTTTCTGAATGAACAACCATTCTATCCGTCCAACCATAACCAAGAAGAAAATTATTTTCATCCCAATAGCGATCAAATTGATATTGGCTATGTCCAGACTCGTTTATGAAATGGACTGTGTATCCAATTCTTAGGAAACGATAAGGATGACAAACTTTGGGATCAAAAACAGCACAAAATGTGAAA is a window encoding:
- the LOC110660908 gene encoding protein VACUOLELESS GAMETOPHYTES-like; the protein is MGYQHFTHRCLSRKKKKIRHWHLLTPLHFDEESEEIKCMACERLIIAIEPSHGCLSCKYFLHDQCLNLTRWRRHTSHNSHSLTLLPTPTYSYGSYSYDACGVPRSSFSFSCAQCEFDLHTHCADLPSTVIIDAHPHELKLTFDIPYDGNGNISIVRDEYGGVDKSFWTYKCVDCAFDWHLNCVKTDQGTGLNQNQLETQEMVGGQPKGANDALDPIRQAANQMMEDQLEMMRLQNQLNRTRLMASANLMTWAWRWLDYVN